A segment of the Candidatus Andeanibacterium colombiense genome:
CGAACACTTTCCAGCGGCGCCACAGGATGTGGGCAAAGAAATAGAACAGCAGCCCGTGGATCAGGTGGCTGGCCGAATACCAGTCGGTGATCATCTGGCTGTTCTCGGGCGCCTGGACCACGCCCTGCCAGAATTCGATCCTGCCGCAGGCGCAGATCGGCGGGCGTCCCATCGCGAACAATATCGCGAGAACGCTCGCGAAGGCGAACACCGTGGCGATCAATGCGCGGCGATTGGGCAGTAGACTGGTCATCGCCGATGACTGCACGGGAACTTTACTTACCGCAAGCAACCGCAATTGCCTTTTGACGAACCGCATTTATGCCGGTCTTCATGCGATCCTTATTCCTGGCTGCGTTCGCCGCGGCACTCCTATTGAATCCGCTGACCGCGGCGCCGGCAGCCGAGCAGTCAGCCACGCAACCCGCTCCCGATGCGGAAACCGATGTTTATGACGATATCTATGCATCGCTGCAGGAAGGTGTCGCGTAAAAGCCGAGTATCGTCCCAAGATGATCGCGGTGCTGCAGGAGCGGCTGACCGTGGACGAAACGCGCTCCGTAGCGTCCTTCTATCGCTCGCCGCTGGGCCGGAAGCTGCTTGCCGGAGTCAGCAAGAATTACGACATCGACAGCACCGTGCGGTCCGCCGCCAAAAACCCCGACGCGCCCGTCGATGCCAAGGAATTAGGCAAGGACCTCAATCGCACCGGAATCCAGGCTTACCTCGCGCTTACCAAGGACGAGCGGGCGGAGGTCGATCGACTCGCCCTCGACACCCCGGGGCTCGCCAAACTTGCCGCCGCGCAGCCCGCGCTGATGGCGGTGCGCGCCGAAATGGAGAACGCGCCGCTGACCGCTGACGAGCGGGAGCATTTCAACCAAATCCTGAAACACGCATTCAGCGCACAGCCTGACCCGATAAATTAACGCGCAAGCGTTGCACCACTCTCCCCATCGTCTACGAAGGCTTTCATGGACGGAGGCAAGGTTGACATCGCAATCATCGGCGGCGGGCTCGCGGGGGGCCTGATCGCCGCCGCGCTCGCCCGGCACCGGCCCGAGGTATCGATCGCGCTGGTCGAAGCTGGCGGCACGCTGGGTGGCAACCACCGCTGGAGCTGGTTCGCGAGCGATATCCAGCCCGAAGGTGCCGAGCTGCTCGGCGCCTTTCCGCACACAGCGTGGGACGAGGGCTACGATGTCCGCTTCCCCGGCCTGACCCGCACTCTTCCGACCCCCTACTGCTCGCTCGGCTCCGCCGATTTCGATGCCGGGCTGCGCGCGCTGCTGCCTGAAGGCACGATCTATACGGCCACCCGCGCGCTGGTGCTGGACGACAATGAAATCACGCTCGAAGGCGGGGAGCGGCTCGCGGCCAAGGCGGTGATCGACTGCCGCGGACAAGGCCCTTCGCCTCACCTGACCGGCGGCTGGCAAGTGTTCTACGGCCGCCATATGCGCACCGCCGAGCCGCACGGCCTGACCCGGCCGGTGATCATGGACGCGACGGTGGAGCAATATGCCGCCTATCGCTTCGTCTATGTCCTGCCGCTCGGCCCGGACGAGATTTTCGTCGAGGACACCTATTACACCGACAGCCCCGAACTCGACCGCGATGCGCTGGCCGGGCGGGTGAGTGCCTATTGCGCGCGCCACGGCTGGGCGGGCGAGACCCTGGGCGAGGAAACCGGCGTCCTGCCCGTGGTCGACGGGGGGAGCTTCGGCGGCTTCACCGGTGAGCATCGCGCACCCGGCGTCGCCCGGGCCGGCGCGCGCGGCGGGTTCTTCCATCCGCTGACATCCTACTCGTTGCCCCAGGCGGTCGAGACCGCGCTGGC
Coding sequences within it:
- a CDS encoding DUF2059 domain-containing protein — translated: MIAVLQERLTVDETRSVASFYRSPLGRKLLAGVSKNYDIDSTVRSAAKNPDAPVDAKELGKDLNRTGIQAYLALTKDERAEVDRLALDTPGLAKLAAAQPALMAVRAEMENAPLTADEREHFNQILKHAFSAQPDPIN
- the crtY gene encoding lycopene beta-cyclase CrtY: MDGGKVDIAIIGGGLAGGLIAAALARHRPEVSIALVEAGGTLGGNHRWSWFASDIQPEGAELLGAFPHTAWDEGYDVRFPGLTRTLPTPYCSLGSADFDAGLRALLPEGTIYTATRALVLDDNEITLEGGERLAAKAVIDCRGQGPSPHLTGGWQVFYGRHMRTAEPHGLTRPVIMDATVEQYAAYRFVYVLPLGPDEIFVEDTYYTDSPELDRDALAGRVSAYCARHGWAGETLGEETGVLPVVDGGSFGGFTGEHRAPGVARAGARGGFFHPLTSYSLPQAVETALAIAHSLDLGGPAIVVLLEERAEAHWRKTGFYRMLARMLFGAAVPGERWKIFARFYGLNGPLIERFYAANSSLADKLRILLGKPPVPLGKAFGALFSEGRPLEIVHDPEEVA